One Drechmeria coniospora strain ARSEF 6962 chromosome 01, whole genome shotgun sequence genomic region harbors:
- a CDS encoding capsule polysaccharide biosynthesis protein yields MASASSKVGGLTVALRIITPLALGSAGYAASRVNWPVAIRAFLTGPGRTSRVLLLLMVIFNWKNLPFAWTYRVFSAIIYHSILRKGPQLPPRALFKPIISSTHTPLLEIDYNLHKSNSTYFTDLDVSRSHLVSYLCRPGLRKLAHNRQTHLIRDPKTGETIRGSFGVMLGAVSCSFKSEINAYAGYELWTRLLSWDRKWIYIVTHFVPKGAARPTEWIDPRFGNVRTRPAGDSATRPEPKIHATAISKYVFKLGRYTVHPAIVLAESGLLPARPGGWTGGEGQVGDESVDVSHVDLSFEGEWDWERIEAQRRKGMELAGQFQSLDDGHNLFDGGSTGALGKFGPC; encoded by the exons atggcgtcggcctcgagcaaGGTCGGCGGTTTGACCGTTGCGCTGCGCATCATCACCCCTCTGGCACTCGGATCCGCAGGATACGCAGCTTCGCGCGTCAACTGGCCTGTGGCCATCAGGGCCTTCCTGACAGGTCCGGGCCGGACCTCGCGCGtcttgctgctgctcatGGTCATCTTCAACTGGAAGAATCTTCCGTTTGCGTGGACA TACCGAGTCTTCTCCGCCATCATCTACCATAGCATCCTCCGCAAAGGACCCCAGCTGCCGCCCCGTGCCCTCTTCAAGCCCATCATTTCGTCGACGCACACGCCCCTCCTCGAGATCGACTACAACCTGCACAAGTCCAACTCGACCTACTTcaccgacctcgacgtctcGCGCTCCCACCTCGTCAGCTACCTCTGCCGTCCGGGCCTGCGCAAGCTCGCCCACAACAGGCAGACGCACCTCATCCGCGACCCCAAGACGGGCGAGACCATCCGCGGCTCCTTCGGCGtcatgctcggcgccgttTCCTGCAGCTTCAAGAGCGAGATCAACGCCTACGCCGGCTACGAGCTCTGGACCCGCCTCCTCTCCTGGGACCGCAAGTGGATATACATCGTCACCCACTTTGTGCCCAAGGGCGCCGCCCGCCCGACCGAGTGGATCGACCCGCGATTTGGCAACGTTCGCACGAGGCCCGCCGGCGATTCCGCCACCCGACCCGAGCCGAAGATCCACGCGACGGCCATCAGCAAGTACGTCTTCAAGCTTGGCCGTTACACCGTTCACCcggccatcgtcctcgccgagtcggGCCTGCTCCCGGCTCGCCCCGGTGGCTggacgggcggcgagggccaggtcggcgacgagagcgTTGATGTCAGCCATGTCGACCTGTCCTTCGAGGGCGAGTGGGACTGGGAGCGCATCGAGGCCCAGAGGAGAAAGGGGATGGAGCTTGCGGGCCAGTTTCAgtccctcgacgacggccacaaCCTCTttgacggcggcagcacggGTGCGCTCGGCAAATTTGGCCCCTGCTAA